The following proteins come from a genomic window of Roseofilum capinflatum BLCC-M114:
- a CDS encoding M1 family metallopeptidase produces MSELLQSLLDGEKPKHKSFQLPGSYPHYTPDRPGQVEHIFLDLVLDIPQSRYSGSCTLHLKPIRTGIETLTLDAVDLIIEGVKINHKTQSFDYNGQQLHIHLDPPTQAQQTLEIQITYRVEHPQRGLYFIHPDRHYRDKPTQVWTQGEDEDSRYWFPCLDYPGQLSTSEIRVQVPAKYMAISNGELIDTQTQGKTKIYHWFQKEVHPTYLITLAVGEFVEIKDQWQDKPVTYYVEKSRKEDAQRSMGKTPRMINFFSNIFDYPYPYPKYAQVCVADFIFGGMENTSTTLLTDRCLLDKRALVDHPFTESLVAHELAHQWFGDLVVIKHWSHAWIKEGMASYCEVLWTEHEYGSEDAAYYYLREARNYIQEDKTRYRRPIVTHVYREPIELYDRHLYEKGACVYHMMRAELGDDLFLKAIQTFVRNHAHSTVETVDLLRAVEEATGRNLLFLFDQYVYRGGHPDFKVSYSWDRDHKLAKVTVVQTQAKDDEKALFDLKISIGFGSVVPSEKEGQKPEVAIAPAKQSSIASHQVRIHQVEETFYFPLEEKPSFISFDVGNCYLKTVVLDYPVAELKAQLFYDPDPISRIYALSALVKKGTLPVVEALAEALKTEPFWGVRVEIAKSLAKIRLDQGFEALLPGLKDGDARVRKAVVEALGKIKTKASYKALKSILVNGDPSYQVEASAARGIGAIAAIKDKDLPKPRKAIKLLKKVLETKAGWNEVVRSGAIAGLSQMNRSKAALEVILEYTEAGMPQPLRLSAIRALGTVSSGQDEAEVEQVLARLEALSAESFFLTEMAVIQALGTMKTAKAMEILQNLAASTADGRVQRRAEEAVQKVQKAIGSDSAVETLRQEVEQLKKTNQTLKSRVEALEAKES; encoded by the coding sequence ATGTCTGAACTATTGCAATCCCTTCTCGATGGCGAAAAACCTAAGCATAAATCCTTTCAACTTCCTGGCTCCTATCCCCACTATACCCCCGATCGCCCCGGACAAGTCGAACATATTTTCCTGGATTTAGTCCTAGACATTCCCCAGTCTCGATATAGCGGTTCCTGCACCCTCCATCTCAAACCTATTCGCACCGGGATTGAAACCCTCACCCTAGACGCAGTAGATCTAATCATCGAAGGGGTCAAAATCAACCACAAAACCCAATCTTTTGACTACAATGGTCAACAGCTCCACATCCATCTAGACCCCCCCACCCAAGCCCAACAAACCCTAGAAATCCAAATCACCTATCGCGTCGAACATCCCCAAAGAGGACTCTATTTCATTCATCCCGATCGTCACTATCGGGACAAACCGACCCAAGTTTGGACACAAGGAGAAGATGAAGACTCCCGTTACTGGTTTCCCTGTCTGGACTATCCCGGCCAACTCTCGACTTCCGAAATTCGCGTACAAGTCCCCGCTAAATATATGGCCATTTCCAATGGGGAACTGATCGACACCCAAACTCAAGGAAAAACCAAAATTTATCACTGGTTTCAAAAAGAAGTTCATCCCACCTATTTAATCACTCTAGCAGTGGGTGAATTTGTGGAAATCAAAGACCAATGGCAAGATAAACCCGTTACTTATTACGTGGAAAAAAGCCGTAAAGAAGATGCCCAGAGAAGCATGGGCAAAACGCCCCGAATGATCAACTTCTTTAGCAACATCTTTGATTATCCCTATCCCTATCCCAAATACGCCCAAGTTTGTGTGGCTGATTTTATCTTTGGGGGCATGGAAAACACCTCCACTACCCTGTTAACCGATCGCTGTCTCCTCGATAAACGGGCCCTAGTCGATCATCCCTTCACCGAAAGTTTAGTCGCCCATGAACTGGCTCACCAATGGTTTGGGGACTTAGTGGTAATTAAACATTGGTCTCACGCTTGGATTAAAGAAGGGATGGCTTCCTATTGTGAAGTGCTGTGGACAGAACATGAATATGGCTCAGAGGATGCCGCTTATTATTACCTCAGAGAAGCCCGCAATTATATACAAGAAGATAAAACCCGTTATCGTCGCCCCATCGTCACCCATGTCTATCGGGAGCCGATCGAACTTTATGACCGGCATCTGTATGAAAAAGGAGCCTGTGTCTACCATATGATGCGGGCAGAATTGGGGGATGATTTATTTTTAAAGGCGATCCAAACCTTCGTTCGCAACCATGCCCACAGTACCGTAGAAACGGTGGATTTACTGCGAGCGGTTGAAGAAGCAACGGGCCGAAATCTGCTGTTTTTATTCGATCAATATGTCTATCGTGGCGGTCATCCCGATTTTAAGGTGAGCTACAGTTGGGATCGCGACCATAAGCTGGCCAAGGTGACAGTGGTGCAAACCCAAGCGAAAGACGATGAAAAAGCGTTATTTGATTTGAAAATCTCCATCGGTTTTGGCTCCGTTGTGCCGTCTGAGAAAGAAGGTCAAAAACCAGAAGTGGCGATCGCGCCAGCGAAACAGAGTTCGATCGCTTCCCATCAGGTGAGGATTCATCAAGTCGAAGAGACGTTTTATTTTCCGTTAGAGGAGAAGCCCAGTTTTATTAGTTTTGATGTGGGCAATTGCTATCTGAAAACCGTGGTTTTAGACTATCCGGTGGCCGAGTTAAAGGCCCAGTTGTTTTACGATCCTGACCCCATTTCTCGCATTTATGCCTTGAGTGCTTTAGTCAAAAAGGGGACTTTGCCGGTAGTTGAGGCTTTGGCGGAAGCGCTGAAAACTGAACCCTTTTGGGGAGTACGGGTAGAAATTGCGAAGAGTTTGGCTAAAATTCGCCTGGATCAGGGGTTTGAGGCTCTGTTACCGGGGTTGAAAGATGGGGATGCACGAGTCCGTAAGGCGGTGGTTGAGGCCCTAGGGAAAATTAAAACGAAGGCCAGTTATAAGGCTCTGAAGTCGATTTTGGTCAATGGCGATCCCTCTTATCAGGTGGAAGCCTCTGCTGCTAGGGGGATAGGGGCGATCGCCGCAATTAAGGATAAGGATCTGCCTAAACCCCGTAAGGCGATCAAATTGCTCAAGAAGGTCTTGGAGACTAAAGCCGGTTGGAATGAGGTGGTTCGCAGTGGGGCGATCGCCGGTTTAAGTCAAATGAATCGGTCTAAAGCAGCCTTAGAGGTGATTCTAGAGTATACCGAAGCGGGTATGCCCCAACCCCTGCGCTTAAGTGCGATTCGTGCCTTGGGTACGGTATCCTCCGGTCAAGATGAAGCTGAGGTAGAACAGGTGTTAGCGCGGTTAGAAGCTCTATCGGCTGAATCGTTTTTCTTGACCGAAATGGCAGTCATTCAGGCTTTAGGAACCATGAAAACGGCAAAAGCGATGGAGATTTTGCAAAATCTCGCCGCTTCAACCGCAGATGGGCGGGTGCAACGTCGAGCGGAAGAAGCGGTGCAAAAGGTGCAAAAGGCGATCGGCTCTGATAGTGCTGTAGAAACCCTACGGCAAGAAGTCGAGCAGTTGAAGAAAACCAATCAAACCTTAAAAAGTCGCGTGGAAGCCTTAGAAGCAAAAGAATCCTAG
- a CDS encoding HEAT repeat domain-containing protein codes for MTTSVSSLSSLLEAIEKADSSDRLIDAVEDLAAAQIPESAPTLIQVLSYNNPGAAVAAVDGLIALGDLAVNDLLQLLDNYNYGGRAWAIRALAGIGHPDALETLLEAATTDFSMSVRRGAARGLGTIQWSKLPSTEVSAAQERVMKTLFQVTEDPEWVVRYAAVVGLGSLGESVDPSLYPKIIDRLQQLQDLEEEPSVRARIQWAIQGVKQKKSDRP; via the coding sequence ATGACGACCTCTGTTTCTTCCTTATCCAGCCTTCTTGAGGCGATCGAAAAAGCCGACTCCTCCGATCGCCTGATTGACGCAGTAGAAGACTTAGCTGCTGCCCAAATTCCCGAATCTGCCCCCACCCTCATTCAAGTCCTCAGTTATAACAACCCTGGAGCGGCCGTTGCTGCGGTTGATGGCTTAATTGCCCTAGGCGATTTAGCCGTTAATGACTTACTCCAACTTCTCGATAATTACAACTACGGGGGACGCGCTTGGGCCATTCGCGCCCTAGCCGGAATTGGTCACCCTGATGCTTTAGAAACCTTGCTAGAAGCGGCCACCACTGACTTTTCCATGAGTGTCCGTCGGGGGGCTGCCAGGGGACTCGGTACGATCCAATGGTCAAAATTGCCCTCTACTGAGGTTTCTGCGGCCCAAGAGCGGGTGATGAAAACCTTATTTCAAGTGACCGAAGATCCTGAATGGGTGGTGCGCTATGCTGCTGTTGTGGGTTTAGGGTCTCTAGGGGAAAGCGTCGATCCCAGTCTCTACCCAAAAATTATCGATCGCTTACAGCAACTTCAAGATCTCGAAGAAGAGCCAAGTGTTCGCGCACGTATTCAATGGGCGATTCAAGGTGTGAAACAAAAAAAGAGCGATCGCCCATAA
- a CDS encoding aminotransferase class I/II-fold pyridoxal phosphate-dependent enzyme → MSQAKTPILDALRHYATHAHAPFYTPGHKRGVGISRPLADLFGSLVFQADLPELPDLDNLYAPDGVIREAQDLAAQAFGADQTWFLVNGSTAGAIAAILATCTSGEKIILPRNIHSSAISGLILSGAMPIFVNPEYDPDWDMVNSVTPMSIEKALTKHPDAKAVMMVYPTYQGVCGDVEAIANLCHESNIPLIVDEAHGPHFHFHPDLPPSALSSGADVSIQSIHKVLGAMTQASMLHLKGSRVDPQAIRRSLQLIQSTSPSYLLLASLDAARQQMALQGESLISQTLDLAQRAKHNLKTLPQLAILEPKISRGFMALDPTRLSVKVSSCGLTGYEVDQLLHDRHGVIAELPSAQYLTFIISLGNTQTDIEQLVQGLSQVCQTPGTHQFDSSPTVLQRWQEECLFVHPSSFLITPALSPREAFFSETETLPLEQTDERICAEIICPYPPGIPAIMPGEMINMSALDYLQQVLSLGGTITGCSDPTLKTLKVVR, encoded by the coding sequence GTGTCTCAAGCCAAAACCCCAATTTTAGATGCACTCCGGCACTATGCGACTCACGCTCACGCTCCGTTTTATACACCTGGCCATAAACGGGGAGTGGGTATTTCTCGCCCTTTGGCGGATTTATTCGGGAGTTTGGTGTTTCAAGCGGATTTACCGGAGTTGCCCGATCTGGATAATTTGTATGCTCCAGATGGGGTGATCCGAGAAGCGCAAGATTTGGCTGCCCAAGCGTTTGGTGCAGATCAGACCTGGTTTTTGGTCAATGGTTCGACCGCCGGTGCGATCGCTGCGATTTTGGCGACTTGCACCAGTGGCGAAAAGATTATTTTACCCCGAAATATCCATAGTTCGGCGATTTCTGGGCTAATTCTCTCTGGAGCGATGCCGATTTTTGTCAATCCGGAGTATGACCCGGATTGGGATATGGTCAATAGTGTTACGCCGATGTCCATTGAGAAGGCGTTGACTAAACATCCGGATGCGAAAGCGGTGATGATGGTCTATCCGACCTATCAAGGGGTTTGTGGGGATGTGGAGGCGATCGCCAATTTATGTCATGAATCTAATATTCCTCTGATTGTGGATGAGGCCCATGGCCCCCATTTTCATTTCCATCCAGATTTACCGCCTTCGGCTCTATCCAGTGGGGCAGATGTAAGTATTCAATCGATTCATAAGGTTCTCGGAGCGATGACCCAAGCCTCGATGCTCCATCTGAAGGGGTCACGGGTCGATCCCCAAGCCATTCGGCGATCGCTCCAACTGATCCAATCTACCAGTCCCAGTTATTTACTCCTCGCCTCTCTAGATGCCGCTCGCCAGCAAATGGCTCTCCAAGGAGAGAGCCTCATTTCCCAGACTTTAGACTTAGCACAACGGGCGAAACACAACCTAAAAACTCTTCCCCAATTAGCCATTTTAGAACCCAAAATTAGTCGGGGGTTTATGGCCTTAGATCCCACTCGCTTAAGTGTGAAAGTCAGTAGTTGTGGCTTGACGGGCTACGAAGTAGACCAGCTTTTGCACGATCGCCATGGCGTTATTGCCGAATTACCCTCTGCCCAGTATTTAACCTTTATCATTAGTTTGGGCAACACTCAGACCGATATCGAGCAATTAGTGCAAGGGTTATCCCAGGTTTGCCAGACCCCAGGGACTCATCAATTTGACTCCTCCCCCACAGTCTTACAACGATGGCAAGAAGAATGTTTATTTGTCCATCCGTCCTCCTTTTTAATTACCCCTGCCCTTTCTCCCCGTGAGGCCTTTTTCTCGGAAACCGAAACCTTACCCCTAGAACAAACCGATGAGCGCATTTGTGCGGAAATCATTTGTCCTTATCCTCCAGGAATTCCGGCGATCATGCCCGGTGAAATGATTAATATGTCAGCATTAGACTATCTACAACAGGTTTTATCCCTAGGGGGGACGATCACCGGATGTAGCGATCCCACTCTAAAAACCTTAAAAGTCGTGAGATAA
- the cbiT gene encoding precorrin-6Y C5,15-methyltransferase subunit CbiT: protein MSLWPFVSPGIPDDLFERLPGIPLSKREIRLLLISAMRLRKDSVLWDIGAGTGTIPVETGLLCPEGRIFAVERDNEVASLIRRNCDRFEVQNVEIIEGSAPECLQEITMRPHRVCMEGGRSVRPILEAVWNLLLPEGRIVATAASLESLYALSEGFAQLQVRNIEVVQSGVNRLEKRGMYQVFAAVNPMFIISGEKLD from the coding sequence ATGTCCCTTTGGCCCTTTGTTTCTCCGGGTATCCCCGACGATCTATTTGAGCGGTTACCGGGTATTCCCTTAAGTAAGCGGGAGATCCGGTTATTGCTCATTTCGGCGATGCGGTTGCGTAAGGATTCAGTCTTGTGGGACATTGGCGCAGGAACGGGAACCATTCCGGTGGAAACCGGGTTATTGTGTCCAGAAGGACGAATTTTTGCGGTTGAGCGTGATAATGAGGTCGCCAGCTTAATTCGTCGAAATTGCGATCGCTTTGAAGTCCAAAATGTAGAGATTATTGAAGGCAGCGCCCCCGAATGTTTACAGGAAATCACCATGCGTCCCCATCGCGTTTGTATGGAAGGGGGACGCTCCGTTAGACCCATTTTAGAAGCGGTCTGGAATTTGTTACTCCCAGAAGGGCGCATCGTCGCCACTGCTGCGTCTTTAGAAAGTTTATATGCTCTCTCCGAAGGCTTTGCCCAGCTCCAAGTTCGGAATATCGAAGTTGTTCAGTCTGGGGTCAATCGTTTGGAAAAACGGGGCATGTATCAGGTTTTTGCCGCCGTCAATCCCATGTTTATTATTAGCGGCGAAAAGCTCGATTAA
- a CDS encoding Gfo/Idh/MocA family protein yields the protein MSQSSIGIGIVGTGFGQKVHIPAFKHHHRTQVVAVYHRDRATAEKIAAEHQIPHAVDTVEAIAQLPEVEAVSISTPPFLHYEMAKTVLTAKKHLLLEKPTTLSVQSAQDLYQLAQAQGVVAAMDFEFRFVPAWQRVQELLADNYVGEKRFIKIDWLAPSRSDPNRPWNWYSQKEKGGGALGAIGSHTFDYIAWLFGDIKRLSARLSTAIGQRRDPTTGELKLVDADDTGLLMLELADGTPCQVSLSSIAYQGRGHWVEVYGDRATLVLGSSNQKDYIYGFTLQGAKFGEPLSQLEIPQRLEFPQTHSDGRITALMRVVDAWVETIENPSVQPTAVPTLRDGVYSQLLIDLTHQSHRTNRWVEVPQRSDLI from the coding sequence ATGAGTCAGTCTTCTATTGGTATCGGCATTGTCGGCACAGGATTTGGTCAAAAAGTTCATATCCCTGCTTTTAAGCATCACCATCGTACTCAAGTGGTAGCAGTGTATCACCGGGATCGGGCGACGGCTGAGAAGATCGCTGCTGAACATCAAATTCCCCATGCTGTAGATACCGTAGAGGCGATCGCCCAATTGCCAGAGGTAGAAGCGGTTAGTATTTCTACCCCACCCTTCTTACACTACGAAATGGCGAAAACTGTTCTGACGGCAAAAAAACACCTATTGCTGGAAAAACCAACCACCCTATCGGTTCAGTCGGCCCAAGACCTTTATCAATTGGCTCAAGCTCAAGGCGTTGTGGCAGCGATGGATTTTGAATTCCGGTTTGTCCCCGCATGGCAAAGAGTTCAAGAACTGCTTGCTGATAATTATGTGGGGGAAAAACGGTTCATTAAAATTGATTGGTTGGCTCCCTCTCGCTCCGATCCGAATCGTCCTTGGAATTGGTATTCCCAAAAAGAGAAAGGAGGCGGAGCATTAGGGGCGATCGGTTCCCATACGTTTGACTATATTGCTTGGCTATTTGGAGACATCAAGCGGCTATCGGCTCGCTTGAGTACCGCGATTGGCCAACGCCGAGATCCGACGACAGGAGAACTCAAACTGGTAGACGCAGATGATACCGGTTTATTGATGCTCGAACTGGCTGATGGTACGCCTTGTCAAGTCTCTCTCAGTTCGATCGCCTATCAAGGACGGGGGCATTGGGTAGAAGTGTATGGCGATCGCGCTACCCTGGTTTTAGGCAGTTCCAATCAAAAAGATTATATCTATGGCTTTACCCTGCAAGGAGCCAAATTTGGCGAACCGTTGAGCCAACTAGAGATTCCCCAACGTCTAGAGTTTCCCCAAACCCACTCCGATGGACGTATTACCGCATTGATGCGCGTGGTGGATGCTTGGGTAGAAACGATAGAAAATCCTTCGGTTCAACCCACGGCTGTTCCCACCCTACGAGACGGGGTATACTCCCAACTGTTGATCGATTTAACCCATCAATCCCATAGGACAAACCGTTGGGTCGAAGTTCCCCAGCGATCGGATTTGATTTAA
- the mog gene encoding molybdopterin adenylyltransferase yields MNTRIGILTASDRASAGVYEDLSGKAIIDRLTEYLTSPWEPVYEVIPDNYETIKTTLTSLIDESQCSLVVTTGGTGPAPRDVTPEATEAVCDKMLPGFGELMRSVSLQYVPTAILSRQTAGIRGSALIVNLPGKPKSIRECLDAVFPAIPYCLDLIGAPYLECNPEVIQVFRPKQN; encoded by the coding sequence ATGAACACCCGTATTGGAATCCTGACGGCCTCAGACCGAGCCAGTGCCGGAGTCTACGAAGACCTCTCCGGAAAAGCCATCATTGACCGCCTCACCGAATACCTCACCAGTCCCTGGGAACCCGTCTATGAGGTCATCCCAGACAACTATGAGACAATTAAAACCACCCTCACCTCCCTCATAGACGAGAGTCAATGCTCCCTGGTCGTCACCACCGGAGGAACCGGCCCTGCTCCCAGGGACGTAACCCCAGAAGCCACAGAAGCCGTCTGTGACAAAATGCTCCCCGGATTTGGGGAACTCATGCGCTCCGTTTCCCTGCAATACGTTCCTACCGCCATCTTGTCCCGACAAACCGCAGGCATTCGCGGCAGCGCCTTAATCGTCAATCTTCCCGGTAAACCCAAATCCATCCGAGAATGTCTAGATGCTGTCTTTCCCGCCATTCCCTACTGCTTAGACTTAATTGGCGCACCTTATCTAGAGTGTAATCCGGAGGTGATTCAAGTCTTTCGACCGAAACAGAATTAA
- the ychF gene encoding redox-regulated ATPase YchF produces the protein MLRAGIVGLPNVGKSTLFNALVANAKAQAANFPFCTIEPNVGVVAVPDERLSVLAKLSQSEQIVPTRIEFVDIAGLVKGASQGEGLGNQFLANIREVDAIVHVVRCFENDDIIHVSGSVDPSRDIETINLELALADLSQVERRLDRARKQARGNKDALVEVSALEKLMEVLNEGQSARLAPLSEEELDSIKGLGLLSAKPIIYAANVSEDDLAEGNQWVEQVKQIAAQETAEVVTISAQVESELIELPPEDRADFLASLGVEEGGLQSLIRATYSLLGLRTYLTTGPKETRAWTIKAGMTAPQAAGVIHSDFERGFIRSETIAYQDLVSSGSMNAAKDKGLVRSEGKEYVVQEGDVMLFRFNV, from the coding sequence ATGCTCAGAGCTGGAATTGTTGGACTGCCCAATGTAGGCAAATCAACGTTATTTAACGCCTTAGTCGCCAATGCTAAAGCACAAGCGGCTAATTTTCCATTTTGTACGATCGAACCCAATGTCGGGGTGGTTGCCGTCCCCGATGAACGCCTTTCTGTGTTGGCTAAACTTTCCCAATCTGAACAAATTGTTCCCACGCGGATTGAATTTGTTGATATTGCGGGCCTAGTCAAAGGAGCCAGTCAAGGTGAAGGCCTCGGTAACCAGTTTTTAGCCAATATTCGAGAAGTAGATGCCATTGTGCATGTGGTTCGATGCTTTGAAAATGATGATATCATTCATGTTTCCGGTTCTGTCGATCCCAGTCGGGATATTGAGACGATCAATCTAGAATTGGCCTTAGCTGACCTGAGTCAGGTCGAACGGCGCTTAGACCGCGCTCGTAAGCAAGCGAGGGGCAATAAGGACGCTCTGGTAGAAGTGAGCGCCCTAGAAAAACTGATGGAAGTCTTGAATGAGGGTCAATCTGCTCGTTTAGCTCCCTTAAGTGAGGAGGAACTCGACAGCATTAAAGGATTGGGCCTGCTAAGTGCCAAACCCATTATTTACGCGGCCAATGTCTCTGAAGATGATTTAGCTGAGGGGAATCAATGGGTAGAGCAGGTCAAACAGATTGCTGCCCAAGAAACGGCTGAAGTGGTCACTATTTCTGCTCAGGTGGAATCGGAGTTAATCGAATTGCCCCCAGAAGATAGGGCTGATTTTCTCGCCAGTTTGGGGGTAGAAGAGGGAGGCCTACAATCCTTGATTCGCGCCACCTATAGCCTGTTGGGACTCCGGACTTACTTGACCACCGGGCCCAAGGAAACCCGCGCTTGGACGATTAAAGCGGGGATGACGGCTCCCCAAGCGGCGGGAGTGATTCATTCCGATTTTGAACGGGGATTTATTCGCTCAGAAACCATTGCTTACCAGGATTTGGTCAGTAGTGGGTCGATGAATGCAGCTAAGGACAAAGGATTGGTACGCAGTGAAGGGAAAGAGTATGTGGTGCAAGAAGGGGATGTGATGCTCTTCCGGTTTAATGTTTAA
- a CDS encoding SufE family protein: MTETTQSLPPNLEKIVKRFQRCQDPKRRIEQLIDYAKKLPPFPDADKVDENKVPGCVSQVYVTATLEEGKLHYQADSDAQLTKGLVALLVRGLDGLTPEEVTHLSANFIKDTGLEVNLTPSRANGFYNIFETMKKKAIAASTT, from the coding sequence ATGACTGAAACAACCCAAAGCCTACCCCCTAACTTAGAGAAAATTGTCAAACGCTTCCAACGCTGTCAAGACCCGAAGCGTCGCATTGAGCAATTAATTGACTACGCCAAGAAATTACCCCCCTTCCCAGACGCGGATAAGGTGGATGAAAACAAAGTCCCCGGTTGTGTCTCCCAAGTTTATGTAACGGCAACCTTGGAAGAGGGCAAACTGCACTATCAAGCAGATTCGGATGCTCAACTGACCAAAGGTCTAGTTGCACTACTTGTCAGAGGACTCGATGGCTTAACCCCTGAAGAAGTAACCCATCTTTCCGCCAACTTTATCAAAGACACTGGTTTAGAAGTGAACCTAACGCCATCGCGGGCAAATGGATTTTACAACATCTTCGAGACCATGAAGAAAAAGGCGATCGCCGCTAGTACAACCTAG